aaaaaaaagaaagaaagaaaaaaaaagaaaaaaaattggaatatttttccgatttcaatttgaatgaattggcgtaattcgattatttcgaccttcgatttttatcgcttctatttatttacaataattaatttagacAACTCTAtcgtaaaatcaaatttataattatcatttatacttGTATACTTACATTGCAATATGACTCTTACGGATAGTGAAAGTCGAACGCGCTATTCTTATATCAGACAAGCCGTAAGACGTGGGTAGAAAATAATTGCAATTACATTTTCATGACAACtcgattgatattaatttttcgtcAATGAAGGATATGCTGGACATATTCCATATGGATATGCACAATTTGGGGCTACAAATGTACCCGCTACTAATAGCGCACTTTGTGATTTTACTTCAAATTATCGACATCGACAAAGCACCGAATGGGCACCTGTAACAATTTCAAAACCTGATCCGCCTCTTCTTATTCAATCGACTGAAATTTATCATAAACATGTTGGTTTATTACCTAATTATTATGGTCACGTTCCAGGACAAATATTTaggtaatttttaattcttatctctctctctctttctctctctctcttatttgactataattttttttggatataaacatatatatgttttttaggTTCGGTAAAACATTCGGTGCTGATACTAAAGACGCAAAGAGATGGCTTCGTGGTgacttttctatttaaatttccAATAATACAGCTAATCAATAAATGATTTCTGAGGGTAATAAACAACGCCTACAgttaatgcatatatatatatatatatatatatatacatatatatgtacatatataattaaatatattttatatattaaatgtattataaaatattttataaatatcgtttatttcgtaGCATAAAAAATCagatataaaaggaaacattCTTCATCGTCATTATGAATTCCATTTCATCAAAATTTTGGCTGCATTTTGCAAGTTTTCATCtttctgtaaaaaaatttgatgcaaacattacattttcatataatacattattatttatataatggcAATTAATTAGATACCTTTATGAAACAGTATCGTACAAAGTTCTCTGCTAAATGTTTGTGCTCTTCTGAATAAAAAGCGGATACAGGAATACCTTGAACTCCAACATTTTTAGTCATCCATTTTGTAAatctataatctttattagcatctgtttcttcttctaatttaGTCTTTTTCTCTAAAGCTGTCCAGTCAGCTATCATAAAATAACCACCTTCGGGAATGGTAGGTGACATGCCCACATCGTTAAGAAATTTTGCCATATAGTCTCGTTTTGGTAATAATTCTTTAGGTAAactaaagaaataacaatCGGGTTGATCAAATTTCTCCATCTCTTCTTCAAATCCAAGTGCTACAGCTTCctatttgttaaaaaagttttgatacatttaataattatattcatctttataaataaaaattatagttaattaatgtaattttactTGAATTGGTGTTGAGCAAGTATAAACAACATTTTGATGTACAACttgtaaattgtatattaaattcGGTGGTCCATATGCCCAACCTATTTTCCAACCGGTGACGCTAAATGATTTACCTGCAGATCCAATAGTAATTGTGCGTTCAAACATGCCAGGTAATGTtgctaaaaaatataataagaaatttattcgctatagtaattttattatatttatcaaattctaTTCACCTATTCTAATATGTTGAGCTGATTCATAAATAATCCATTCGTATACTTCATCTGAGACAACAAGGCAATTCCACTTTTTGGCAAGATCTGCTATAAATTGTAATTCATCCaatgtatatacttttccAATAGGATTGTTTGGTGTATTGATTAcaattccttttgttttttcattgaaaagcTTCTCCAATTCTTTCTTATCAAATATCCAATCGGCAGAAGTAAGTGGCCCACTAGTATTTTTCTATGCagtacaaattaaaaaataaataacattccttaatataatcaatacaaaaaagtaatgacagtttttttatataattctaaaactctatcatactttttattttgctaTAATTTCACTTACCGGTTTTAATGGTATGAATTTAGGAATACCACCTATGACACGAATAATTGGAACATAACAATCATAAAATGGTTCAATTATAATCCATTCGTCTCCTGGATTTGTATGACCTTGTAATGTAGCATATAATGCTTCATAAGCTCCAACAGTAACAATGACTTCATTATTTGGATCCAAATTACGATTTAAGAGTTTAGAATATAACTTTGCAATTGCATTCACTAATCTTGGATGTCcctttaaaatttcaattggtACTTAAGTATAAGACTTGTTtggtaattataaaatacttacAAAACCTCGTGTGTATTGCTGAAGAAGAGGATTTTCATTATTTGCAGTAGCAGCTAAAGCTTTAGTAATACTTTCAGGAGCATGAAAGTCTGGAAAACCTTGACCTAAGTTTAATGGTTTATATTTTAGGGCAAGTTGAATATATTCtaccctaaaaaaaaaattataataataataatattttaaatattataatatctgtTATAACATTTTCTAATTACCATACAGATTTATCATTCTCCTTGAAACGATTTGGTAATTCAAATTTAGACATCACAGCAGAATAgctttgaatatttttgagCGTATTAGAGTAAATtgacgttttaattattattccacGTATACTTGTTCTAGCTAACatctgtaaaaatttttatatttcagatAAAGTACTAtggcataaaaaagaaaatatatatatatataaatatataaatatatttagaaataaaacatatcTTATCTCCATTTCctagtttttatattaatattaccgttGCAACgttaaaattcaatatataattaaacgtaaataatattatttataactaatatacaattatttacaaagaatatatatacacatatatatatatatatataatttactaaAATATCAAAACTACACTTAAACTTGTATAATTCAACTATCTGACAATTAATAAACGaatgtatgaataaaatacattaacataacttttaaaatgataatcgaaaagatgaaaaatttgataaaacttACATAATTCTATATACGACACCAGTATAATAATTCTGGCGggaaaattaagaatataatttcacTAATGTAACATATGTATCCTACAATTGACGTGGAATACGTATCTAAgaaattctaaataatatattaaaaactatggataatacttttaaatcTACCACGAGACGATAATTCCTAAActaaatcaatattaatatttattattattattattagaacgatgaaaatatttctattaatggAGTTATATTAATGAAGTAGATACTTATACGTAATACGAAAGTACTCGATTATTTgatgaatttatttacttctgtaaaaattagttaaaaataaaatcttgaaaaaaaaattctctaatACCACGTGGTATCTTTTCTCTGATACGATTGGTAGacaaattaaaggaaaataatgtcATTGAACAGAAAATACGCTataattctgttatatttttaaaaattgtattttaattgtcatttaaaaaataaaaaatatttttcatgataCTTATGTGCTtctcatattaattaaatacaattaataccgattatatatttgttttcttattacaataaaattttatatatgcactATGATCGATAAGACGATCttatcgaataatatcgaattgaAGCAACGATATACATTCGATAGTAGACAAAGTCGATATTAGGAAATA
This Vespa velutina chromosome 10, iVesVel2.1, whole genome shotgun sequence DNA region includes the following protein-coding sequences:
- the LOC124952186 gene encoding kynurenine aminotransferase, with the protein product MLARTSIRGIIIKTSIYSNTLKNIQSYSAVMSKFELPNRFKENDKSVWVEYIQLALKYKPLNLGQGFPDFHAPESITKALAATANNENPLLQQYTRGFGHPRLVNAIAKLYSKLLNRNLDPNNEVIVTVGAYEALYATLQGHTNPGDEWIIIEPFYDCYVPIIRVIGGIPKFIPLKPKNTSGPLTSADWIFDKKELEKLFNEKTKGIVINTPNNPIGKVYTLDELQFIADLAKKWNCLVVSDEVYEWIIYESAQHIRIATLPGMFERTITIGSAGKSFSVTGWKIGWAYGPPNLIYNLQVVHQNVVYTCSTPIQEAVALGFEEEMEKFDQPDCYFFSLPKELLPKRDYMAKFLNDVGMSPTIPEGGYFMIADWTALEKKTKLEEETDANKDYRFTKWMTKNVGVQGIPVSAFYSEEHKHLAENFVRYCFIKKDENLQNAAKILMKWNS